The sequence CGGGGCGGCCGTCTACGCTGCGGGCCACACCTCACTCAACGGAGGAGCGCCATGGCCCATGGCACACCGACATCACCGACCACTGCCGCCAGGCGTCCATGAGCGAGATGGCCGGCACGGTACAGGGCCGGGCGACGTCGAGCGCTTCTCGGTGCCCGGCAGTCTCGCGCTCTCCGCGGTGCTGGCTCCCCACTATTTCCACGAGCACGCGGTGCACGAGGAGTTCTTCAAGGCGCCCATGCGCACCAGGGGCACCGAGCTGGCGGACGCCTGCGCGGCCATCATCGGCCAGCTCGCCGCGGTGACCTGAGCGGGAGTCGCGCGAGCCGTGCTAGCCTCCCAACGGACCTCATATCCGACAGGAGGCGGCTCGCCATGGACTATCGGGACTACCAGCACCTGCTCTTCGAGCGCCGGCCCAACGGGGTCGTGCTGATCACGATCAACCGGCCGGAGGTGCTGAACGCCACCAACGACCGGCTGCACTGGGAGCTGACCCAGGTCTGGCCGACCCTCGACGCCGACGACAGCGCGCGCGTCGCGGTGGTCACCGGCGCGGGCCGGGCCTTCTCGGCGGGCGGCGATCTCGACATGGTCGAGGCCAACAGCCGGGATCCGAAGCGCCTCGCCCGGACCGTGCGCGAGGCCTCCGACATCGTCTACAACATGATCAACCTCGACAAGCCGGTGATCTCGGCGATCAACGGCGTGGCGGTGGGCGCGGGCCTCGTGGTGGCGCTGATGTCGGACATCAGCATCATCTCGGAGACCGCGCGCTTCACCGACGGCCACACCAAGCTGGGGGTGGTGGCGGGCGACCACGCGGCCATCGTGTGGCCCCTGCTCTGCGGCATGGCCAAGGCCAAGTACTACCTGCTCACCTCCGACTTCATCGACGGCCGCGAGGCCGAGCGCATCGGCCTGGTCAGTCTGTGCGTGCCGCCCGCCGACCTGATGCCGAAGGCCTTCGAGGTGGCCGACAAGCTCGCCAACGGCGCCCAGCAGGCGATCCGCTGGACCAAGCGCTCGCTGAACAACTGGCTGCGCATGGCCGGGCCGATCTTCGATCAGTCCATCGCGCTGGAGATGCTGACGTTCATGGACGAGGACGTGCGCGAGGGCGCGGCGGCGATCCGCCAGAAGCGGCCGCCGAAGTTTCCGTCGGCACGCTGAGCCGGGAGCGCTTCAGCGGGCGGTGGCTTGCTCGGCGATCAGCCGGTCACTCGACGATGTGCGCGGCCCGGACGAGCAGCGACTGGGGGATCGTCAGGCCGAGCGCGCGGGCGACTTTGAGGTTGATCATCAGCTCCAGCGTGGCCGGCTGCTCGATCGGCAAATCGCCCGGCTTCGCCCCCTTGAGAATGCGATCCACGTAGCCCGCCGCCCGGCGGAAGTTGTGGGCGACGGAGGGTCCGTACGCCATCAGGCCGCCGGATTCGCCGAACTCCAGCTCCGCGTACATTGCGGGCAGCCGGTGCCGGGCCGCCACCGCGACGATGCGGTCGCGCTGGCTCCAGAAGTAGGCGTCGGCCAGCATCAGCATCGCATCCACGCGCCTCCGGGACCCGGCGCCGAGCCCGCGCTCGATCTCCTGGACGTCGCGGGCCTGGATGCTCTCGAGCTGCACGCCGAGGGCCTGCGCCGGGGCCTCGAGACTCGCCAGCTTGTGCGGGTTTGCGTCGTTGCGCGGGTTCCAGACCACCGCGACGCGCGCGAGTGACGGCAGTGCCTCGCGCAGCAGCTCGAGCCGTTTGCTGTCGAGCTCGGAGCCGGTGGAGATCAGGAAGCCGGTGATGTTGCCACCCGGGCGCGCCAGGCTCGTCACCAGGCCCTGCTGGACCAGATCGATCGCGGCAGCGCCGATGACGATCGGGATCGTGGCCGTGGCGCGCTTGGCCGCGACGATCGCGGGGCCGCCGTCGGTCACGATCACATCCACGGGAACGGTCGCAAGCTGGGCGGCCAGCGCGGGTAGCCGGTCCATCTTGCCCTCGGCCGCCCGTACTTCGAGGCTCAGATCGCGATGGCCGAGCGCCTGCATCTCGTTCCGGAACGCCTCCACGTTCCGCGTATGCAGCACACTGCTGGTGAGCCAGCCGATGCGAGGCGGCTTCGCGGGCCCCTGGCCCAGCGCTCGCGCGGGCCGGAAGGCCAGGGCCGCACCGAGGCCTTTGACAAAGGCGCGACGCCCGATCACCCGCGCCCGCCCCGTGTCATCGCGGATTCTCTACGCGCGAGCGCGGACCGCGGCGGTCATCTGGGCGGCGTGCTCCTCGGCGTGCTCGCCCACCCGCCGCGCGAGAAACTCGATGGACATGACGCCGTACTGCGGATGGCGCCCCTCGCGGGCCCACTCGGCGTCGGGCACCGCCTCGAGCAGGCGCGCCAGCTGCTCGTGCTCGCCCACGATGGTGTCGAGGAGATATTCCACGCTCTCGCCGCGCGCCAGGCTGGCCGGGCGGTAGGCTTCCTCGTCGAAGTCGGCGAAGAGCGGCCCGTCCTCGTAGAAGAGCCGCCGGAGGCGCAGGCCGTAGACGTGGACGATCACGTCGCGCACGTGAGTCAGGGTCTCGAGCGCGGACCACTCCCCCGGCTTCGGCGCGACGGCGAACCGGCCGCGCGGCGCCGCCTCCACCGCGTGGCGCACCACCAGCGCGGACGACCGGATGCGCTC comes from Candidatus Methylomirabilota bacterium and encodes:
- a CDS encoding enoyl-CoA hydratase/isomerase family protein gives rise to the protein MDYRDYQHLLFERRPNGVVLITINRPEVLNATNDRLHWELTQVWPTLDADDSARVAVVTGAGRAFSAGGDLDMVEANSRDPKRLARTVREASDIVYNMINLDKPVISAINGVAVGAGLVVALMSDISIISETARFTDGHTKLGVVAGDHAAIVWPLLCGMAKAKYYLLTSDFIDGREAERIGLVSLCVPPADLMPKAFEVADKLANGAQQAIRWTKRSLNNWLRMAGPIFDQSIALEMLTFMDEDVREGAAAIRQKRPPKFPSAR
- a CDS encoding ABC transporter substrate-binding protein, with the protein product MIGRRAFVKGLGAALAFRPARALGQGPAKPPRIGWLTSSVLHTRNVEAFRNEMQALGHRDLSLEVRAAEGKMDRLPALAAQLATVPVDVIVTDGGPAIVAAKRATATIPIVIGAAAIDLVQQGLVTSLARPGGNITGFLISTGSELDSKRLELLREALPSLARVAVVWNPRNDANPHKLASLEAPAQALGVQLESIQARDVQEIERGLGAGSRRRVDAMLMLADAYFWSQRDRIVAVAARHRLPAMYAELEFGESGGLMAYGPSVAHNFRRAAGYVDRILKGAKPGDLPIEQPATLELMINLKVARALGLTIPQSLLVRAAHIVE
- a CDS encoding DinB family protein, giving the protein MTPEHRRLIERIRSSALVVRHAVEAAPRGRFAVAPKPGEWSALETLTHVRDVIVHVYGLRLRRLFYEDGPLFADFDEEAYRPASLARGESVEYLLDTIVGEHEQLARLLEAVPDAEWAREGRHPQYGVMSIEFLARRVGEHAEEHAAQMTAAVRARA